ACCGTCAGGTCGGGCTGGGGACAGTACGGATAGTAATGCCCCACCATCATCCTCATATCCAAACATGTCAATTCCTGCAGCTTGCCGGGACTCAATCCCAGCCCCTCGCTCAACAGCCCCAGCAGGGTGCTCCCCAGCCGTTCGACCTGCTGATTCCACTCCAACACCTCATTTCTGCACACCTCAGGGATCTCTTCCACGTCCGCTAATTTTGGCCCCAGCCTTACTTGGAGCGTGTCCCTGCATATCATCATTCTGGACATTAATTGAACTGGATCTTTTCGCTCGCCCAATTTTTTTTCCTTCAAATGATTTTTTCTTTCGTTTGTCCAAATGAATTCTCTAACCGTATGATGCATAATTTGTCAATACGACAGTCAACACATCAGGATGTGTCTCTGCCTTCTTTTCAGACATAATATGATACATCAGTTCAGTAGTGTCGTTTGCCGATCTAGATTttataaatctaattttcatcaatTTCATGAATTTGATTGCACATGCTCGTGGCTTACTTACCTCCAGCTCGCCGCTTTGGAGAGGAACAGGTCGACGTTGGAGAAGAAGGACACGCCGGTGTCCGACTGCCTCCGGTAGATCCTCGCCTTCGCCTCCGCCGGCTGCTCGTGGAAGGCCTTCACGGCCGCGACGGTGCGGTCCAGGACCTCCGCGGGCACGCCGTGGTTGACCACCTGCAAGAAGCCGAGCTCGCGGGCGGCGCGCGCCACCTCCCCGACGACGGCGGGGCGGCGGGCGGAGTCGCAGCAGCCGGAGAGGTCGATGGTGGGGATGGAGCCGGGGCGGGGGCGGGCGGGCCTGAGGTTGGAGAGGGTCTCGGGCGGGTGGATGAAGAGGGGAGGGAGGGAGGCGAGGCCGGAGTCGAGGAGGCCCTTGACGCCGAGCTTGGACTCTTCGAACTGCTTGAGCTCCTGGGCTCGGTCGAAGGCCTGTCCACCGCTATCCGTGACGCCCATGGCTCGACTCCGATTCCTGGTTCGATCGATGTATGCGAGGGTGAGGGGGgtgctggtggtggtggtgggtgtgaGGAAAGAGAATGGGGGAAGGAGGAATGACACGAACGAAGGACATAGCGTGATTGTTCATCGGTCAAAGTCAAACCCCGCCATCGCGTAACGAGGGATTTCACGCCGAAGGGAGAGATGATAACGCCGGGCCTCAACGCTCTCCCTCTTTTTTCCTTTTGAAGGAAGACAAGGCAAGATGCCGTAACGAATTACATAACAATTAGAAAATAAATTAACGAGTCAACCCATCTAGATTGCACAAGATAAATTTTTTCTAATTATGACAAGAGATCATATCGACTAATTATTGAACTATTATATTATAATCGTTCCATTGGTTGTTATCACTTAATCTTAATCTGTCGAAAATATGATTATTTTTAAACAATGGTCTTTCTCCACTTGGAAATTTCTAATGTCACTTCGAGATAATGATGGCTTTCACTTTGATTAACTGTTCTTTTCCATAGTTAAAGATCTGTACTTTTTAAGTATGGGATTCGACTTGCCTCTCTTGAAGTGAAACACACTTGGGCTAATTGTAATTCATAATTGGACCAACTTGAGTGCGATTTATGTGGacatatttattatgaaaatgctCCTAATATGCAAATCAAGAATACGCAAAAATTTAGATATCAACAAAGCATTTTTACTCGAGTTTGACAACTTAGACTTGGTCAATGCTTTAAGGAGTCTAGATCAGTTCCCTAGAGAAGCTCAAACTCTTATCATGAAATACAATGATTTGTTACTTTCCTTCTTAAATATCTAGGTAGCCCATCATTTTAGAGAGGCCAATTGAGTGGCGGATTGGGTTGCCAAAACCTATAGGAGAAACACTTTACCTCTAAATAGGGCCTTGTCTTCTCCCCAAGCCCTTTGGCAAGTTTTATGTACTAAAGCCCATTTTTCAGGCCCTACTATAATTCCTTACCTTAatgaaatatttaatttttttaaaaaagtgcCTCCAAATAAATTAATCTTTATCTTATGTTTGCTATATGTTAAGGCCATACATGTTTTTGTTTTACAATTAGAGGCACCTCCCAATTTATGCTCAATTTGACTAAGTTATGAAATTTGTTATAATCATAACATAGATGAGTAGCAAGTGGATTAAATTTGGCATACCAAATAGATGGCTTGTTACTTGAATACTTTCCAAATTGGAATATTGAATTATTTGTTTTGCAACCAACTCGATGATTAAATAATTTCCAAGTCAGAACCTTGGTGAATAGATATTCTGCATGTGCCATTACCACATGGACCATGTTTTATAGCATACTTTCGATTGCCTTTTGGAACAATGTCTTGTAAACGGATACAATACACATTGGATTGTCCTAACGAGAGGTCACGAGGAAGTTCAGTCAACAGAAGCCTATAGAACGCAATATCCTTTAGGTGAGGAACCTCTCAAGCCTTTAAAACTATTGTTTTTACGAGGTATTTTTCAGCTTTAATGATGACGTTGATTTTAGACCTCTAGGACAACCAATCACCTCCTTTATACAAATCTTAACCAAGCTCACCACCTAATTTTGATTTTGTTGAGTGGTCTTGgccctttctcactctaaaagctaATTCAAAAGTTGAGATTTTCTCTCACACTTATAAACCGACCACTAGTCCATTCCAAAATTGATGTGAGATAACTCTTAACAATTTTTCCCTCAAACATCGGGCCCTAGGTTGAAGTAGAAACAACCTATATCTGGGCAAAGTGGTTATTTGGTTCATAAAATCATCTTGGCATGAAACATTTAAATCATTAGTTAATAGAACCAACTTTTCAACATAATTGAAGTGATTACACACATATGTACCGAAAAAAGAAAATATGACTATATTTTTGTTAGGTTGTTTATGAGATTACAAGAATTCACTATTTTAAATTGAAATACGTTAGAGATGAGATAAAGTTGTTAATCAATacatttatccattgatggattttTTACAAAATAACTCATGAAAATAAGAAGTCTTATTTATTTTACATGAATAATTAATTTTTGCTTCAAAAGACGTAATTGACTTGCCCACAGTGTAAACGATGCCACATGATTGCAGCAGATTGTCCATTTATTGTAATGGAAATGTTGGGGGCGTCTTGTCTGTCATGCTTCTGGCTTATTAATATGATGAAAAAATTGACGTATTGTCATAAAGGCTTAAACATTTTAA
The Rutidosis leptorrhynchoides isolate AG116_Rl617_1_P2 unplaced genomic scaffold, CSIRO_AGI_Rlap_v1 contig283, whole genome shotgun sequence genome window above contains:
- the LOC139882559 gene encoding 1-aminocyclopropane-1-carboxylate oxidase homolog 4-like; amino-acid sequence: MGVTDSGGQAFDRAQELKQFEESKLGVKGLLDSGLASLPPLFIHPPETLSNLRPARPRPGSIPTIDLSGCCDSARRPAVVGEVARAARELGFLQVVNHGVPAEVLDRTVAAVKAFHEQPAEAKARIYRRQSDTGVSFFSNVDLFLSKAASWRDTLQVRLGPKLADVEEIPEVCRNEVLEWNQQVERLGSTLLGLLSEGLGLSPGKLQELTCLDMRMMVGHYYPYCPQPDLTVGLTSHADPGVITVLLQDQVGGLQVKHGDEWVDVTPVPGALVVNIGDILQIMSNDEYKSIDHRVLANPSQEPRVSIAVFCNPSNRENEFGPFPQLVSSDKPAAFRQFTLNEYMRRFFTKELDGKSLINYFRA